From the genome of Bosea sp. Tri-49, one region includes:
- a CDS encoding MFS transporter, with the protein MDIRLLLLAGGAFAIGTGSLVITGILPNLAAAFGVSVDTAGLLISIFAIAYAIGSPVLSTLFGNLDRKLVLVGSLTVFTLANLVAAFTSDFSSLMLARIVMALASGVFMPAANAVAVALVPPERRARAIALVTGGMTVSLILGVPLGTAVATLGWHFPFLVVALFGALALAGLLFKMPAGLPRGANTLAERLQVARRGDVLLALGTTALWTTGAFTLYTYVAPFLSAHAGISGHWLSATLVLTGIGSALGNQLGGQASDRFGPVPTLTFVLTLLATSLAAASLVAVTLPPTVAIFVLPVILMIWSGAGWAGHPSQMSRLAAMAPDAVVVALSLNASALYVGIAAGAALGQQVLRHGASWELGFVGAACELGALGLLLIATQRRKAAAREAARVSEIAIAPPVR; encoded by the coding sequence TTCGGCGTCAGCGTCGACACCGCCGGCCTGCTGATCTCGATCTTCGCCATCGCCTACGCCATCGGCTCACCGGTGCTCTCGACGCTGTTCGGCAATCTCGACCGCAAGCTCGTGCTCGTCGGCTCGCTCACGGTGTTCACGCTCGCCAATCTCGTCGCCGCCTTCACCAGCGATTTCTCCTCGCTGATGCTGGCGCGCATCGTCATGGCGCTCGCTTCCGGCGTGTTCATGCCGGCGGCGAACGCCGTCGCGGTCGCGCTGGTCCCGCCTGAGCGCCGCGCCCGCGCCATCGCCCTGGTCACCGGCGGCATGACCGTCTCGCTAATCCTCGGCGTGCCGCTCGGCACCGCCGTCGCCACCCTAGGCTGGCACTTCCCCTTCCTCGTCGTGGCGCTGTTCGGCGCGCTCGCCCTCGCCGGCCTGCTGTTCAAGATGCCGGCCGGCCTGCCGCGCGGTGCCAACACACTCGCCGAGCGGCTGCAGGTCGCGCGCCGCGGCGACGTACTGCTGGCACTCGGCACCACCGCACTTTGGACCACCGGCGCCTTTACGCTCTACACCTATGTCGCGCCCTTCCTCTCGGCCCATGCCGGCATTTCCGGTCACTGGCTAAGCGCGACGCTGGTGCTGACCGGCATCGGCTCGGCGCTGGGCAACCAGCTCGGCGGCCAGGCCAGCGACCGCTTCGGCCCGGTGCCGACGCTGACCTTCGTGCTTACCCTTCTCGCGACCTCGCTCGCCGCCGCCTCGCTCGTCGCGGTGACCTTGCCGCCGACCGTGGCGATCTTCGTCCTGCCGGTGATCCTGATGATCTGGAGCGGCGCCGGCTGGGCCGGACATCCCTCGCAGATGTCGCGTCTCGCCGCGATGGCGCCCGATGCCGTCGTGGTCGCGCTCTCGCTCAACGCTTCGGCGCTCTATGTCGGCATTGCCGCCGGCGCCGCGCTCGGCCAGCAGGTGCTGCGCCATGGCGCCTCCTGGGAGCTCGGCTTCGTCGGAGCCGCCTGCGAGCTCGGCGCGCTCGGCCTGTTGCTGATCGCAACACAGCGCCGAAAGGCGGCGGCGCGCGAAGCCGCCCGCGTCAGCGAGATCGCAATCGCGCCGCCGGTGCGCTGA
- a CDS encoding methyltransferase domain-containing protein produces the protein MRQSDPQKLDALVGRLVGDVGACVTGSLIVLGDQLGLYRAMADGEPVTAAELAGRTGLKERYVREWLSAQAAAEYIQYDEGSDSFNLSPEQAMAFAEEGSPAFFAGAFEIVQSMWVDEPKVEEAFRTGSGLGWHEHSNCLFRGTERFFRPGYNTNLVNSWIPALDGVKAKLEAGAVVADVGCGHGASTILMAQAYPKSRFYAFDYHGPSIEKAREIADKAGVGDRIVFERASAKDFPAASYDLVAMFDCLHDMGDPVGAGRHVRETLAEDGTWMIVEPFAHDKLKQNINPVGRIFYGASTMICTPASLSQEVGLGLGAQAGEMRLRKVALDAGFTRFRRATETPFNMVFEVRA, from the coding sequence ATGCGTCAATCCGATCCGCAAAAGCTGGATGCCCTTGTCGGACGTCTCGTCGGAGACGTCGGAGCCTGCGTCACCGGCTCGCTCATCGTTCTCGGTGATCAGCTCGGCCTCTACCGGGCGATGGCTGATGGCGAGCCCGTCACTGCTGCGGAACTCGCCGGCAGGACCGGCCTGAAGGAACGCTATGTCCGCGAATGGCTCTCGGCCCAGGCCGCCGCCGAGTACATCCAATACGACGAGGGAAGCGACAGCTTCAACCTGTCGCCGGAGCAGGCCATGGCCTTCGCCGAGGAGGGCAGCCCGGCCTTCTTCGCCGGCGCCTTCGAGATCGTCCAGTCGATGTGGGTCGACGAGCCCAAGGTCGAAGAGGCCTTCAGGACCGGCAGCGGCCTCGGCTGGCACGAGCACAGCAACTGCCTGTTCCGCGGCACCGAGCGCTTCTTCCGTCCGGGCTACAACACCAATCTGGTGAACAGCTGGATTCCGGCGCTCGACGGCGTCAAGGCCAAGCTCGAAGCGGGAGCGGTGGTTGCCGATGTCGGCTGCGGCCATGGCGCCTCAACCATCCTGATGGCGCAGGCCTACCCGAAGTCGCGCTTCTACGCCTTCGACTATCACGGTCCCTCGATCGAAAAGGCGCGGGAGATAGCTGACAAGGCCGGCGTCGGCGATCGCATCGTCTTCGAGCGGGCCAGCGCCAAGGACTTCCCGGCGGCGAGCTATGATCTCGTCGCCATGTTCGACTGCCTGCACGATATGGGCGATCCGGTCGGGGCCGGCCGCCATGTCAGGGAGACGCTGGCCGAAGACGGCACCTGGATGATCGTCGAGCCCTTCGCCCACGACAAATTGAAGCAGAATATCAACCCGGTCGGCCGGATCTTCTACGGGGCGTCGACGATGATCTGCACGCCGGCCTCGCTGTCGCAGGAGGTCGGATTGGGGCTCGGGGCGCAGGCAGGCGAGATGCGGCTGCGCAAGGTTGCCTTGGACGCCGGCTTCACCCGCTTCCGCCGTGCCACCGAGACGCCGTTCAACATGGTGTTCGAGGTCAGGGCCTGA